A single Gemmatimonadota bacterium DNA region contains:
- a CDS encoding ABC transporter permease subunit, with the protein MLQPLPIPTQANAADRRGGVRPTPWWLDLLLVLFVAAIAFGIARAAARWSSPLSPNVRIDTSIALLPMYAGLSTLRMAVAYVVSLVFSLVYARAAAASRTAERIMLPVLDILQSIPILSFMPGVVLGLAAAFPGRTLGLELAAILLIFTSQAWNLAFSFHQSLTTIPRELNEAADVYRLGLWRRFTRLELPFGAIALIQNSMMSWAGGWFFLMASEQFVLGSNNLRLPGLGSYLAAASEARDTRAIIWGIVALVTVIVLLDQILWRPLVAWSDKFKFEQSGGDASESWMLDLLRNSSLVAWLHDHTVAPIEKSLDRPREPRKRSIPIVPRWMRVLAGLLLGLAAVAIVIWGGFAAFHAVSGLTGRTWWTILVATLATFGRTLAALIIATAWTVPFGVAVGMSPKWSRRLQPVVQVIASIPATALFSVLLLILLSLPGGLNIAAIALMVLGTQWYVLFNVIAGAMAIPSDLKEAAGVYGLTGWRRWKLLIIPAIFPYLVTGLITATGGAWNASIVSEYVIFAGHKISTVGLGALIAEAADAQNFPLLLASTLVMAAVVILGNRLVWRRLYRIAQSRYRLE; encoded by the coding sequence ATGCTTCAGCCCCTACCCATTCCCACGCAGGCGAACGCAGCCGATCGGCGGGGCGGGGTGCGTCCAACCCCCTGGTGGCTGGACCTGCTGCTGGTGCTGTTCGTGGCAGCCATCGCGTTCGGGATCGCGCGCGCGGCGGCGCGCTGGAGCTCGCCACTCTCGCCGAACGTGCGAATCGATACGTCGATCGCGCTGCTCCCGATGTACGCGGGCCTGTCCACGTTGCGCATGGCCGTGGCGTATGTGGTGTCGCTCGTATTCAGCCTCGTCTATGCGCGCGCCGCGGCCGCGAGCAGGACCGCCGAACGCATCATGCTCCCGGTGCTGGACATACTCCAGAGCATTCCGATTCTGTCGTTCATGCCAGGTGTCGTGCTTGGACTCGCTGCCGCTTTCCCGGGCCGCACGCTGGGGCTCGAACTCGCCGCGATTCTGCTCATCTTCACCAGCCAGGCGTGGAACCTCGCCTTCAGTTTCCATCAGTCGCTCACGACGATTCCCCGCGAGCTCAACGAGGCCGCCGACGTGTACCGACTGGGACTCTGGCGCCGTTTTACGCGGCTGGAGCTGCCGTTCGGCGCAATCGCGCTGATCCAGAACAGCATGATGAGCTGGGCGGGAGGCTGGTTCTTCCTCATGGCGTCGGAGCAATTCGTGCTCGGCAGCAACAACCTCCGTCTCCCGGGTCTGGGCTCGTATCTCGCCGCAGCCTCGGAAGCGCGCGACACGCGCGCGATAATATGGGGAATCGTCGCCCTCGTTACGGTTATCGTACTGCTGGATCAGATACTCTGGCGCCCGCTGGTTGCGTGGTCGGACAAGTTCAAGTTCGAGCAGTCCGGCGGTGACGCTTCGGAATCGTGGATGCTGGACTTGCTGCGCAACTCCTCGCTCGTGGCGTGGCTGCACGATCATACAGTAGCTCCGATAGAGAAGTCGCTGGATCGGCCCCGTGAGCCGCGCAAGCGCTCCATTCCGATAGTTCCGCGATGGATGCGTGTGCTCGCGGGATTGCTCCTCGGACTGGCGGCGGTAGCGATCGTCATCTGGGGTGGTTTCGCCGCGTTCCACGCGGTGTCGGGTCTGACCGGAAGAACATGGTGGACGATACTCGTCGCCACACTCGCGACGTTCGGTCGCACGCTCGCAGCGTTGATCATCGCGACGGCGTGGACGGTGCCATTCGGTGTCGCCGTCGGGATGAGCCCCAAATGGTCGCGCAGGTTGCAGCCGGTGGTGCAGGTCATCGCGTCGATCCCCGCAACTGCACTGTTCTCCGTTCTTCTGCTCATACTGCTGTCACTTCCGGGCGGCCTCAACATTGCCGCCATCGCCCTGATGGTGCTGGGTACACAGTGGTATGTTCTGTTCAACGTGATTGCCGGAGCAATGGCGATCCCGTCCGATCTCAAGGAAGCGGCTGGTGTATACGGGCTCACGGGCTGGCGTCGATGGAAGCTGCTGATCATACCGGCGATCTTTCCGTACCTGGTCACAGGGTTGATCACCGCGACCGGCGGCGCGTGGAATGCGAGCATCGTTTCCGAGTACGTGATATTCGCGGGCCACAAGATAAGCACCGTCGGGTTGGGCGCGTTGATCGCGGAAGCCGCCGACGCGCAGAACTTTCCGCTACTTCTGGCGTCCACGCTCGTGATGGCGGCGGTCGTGATACTCGGGAATAGACTCGTGTGGCGCAGGTTGTATCGCATCGCACAATCGCGTTATCGTCTGGAATGA
- a CDS encoding nitrate/sulfonate/bicarbonate ABC transporter ATP-binding protein translates to MTTAISAPPANERGAVILEARAVDKYYGDDRTPVLDHVSVALHAGEFVALLGPSGSGKSTLLRLLSGLMPPSSGRVLSHGEDLTGINPNVAIVFQSFALFPWLTVLQNVELGLLAAGVPSDQRRERAIAAIDLIGLDGYEEAFPKELSGGMKQRVGFARALVVQPEVLFMDEPFSALDVLTGETLRAELQELWSSRSMPTKAVLLVTHNIEEAVTLADRILVFGANPGHIRIELPGLPAHERAHHGPARQHLVDAIYRVMTNPGEDASKLVGRPSTPTRAERPRRYQVLPDVGIDDLTGFVQYLSTMGGRANVHDLARDLQLRSDDVLAIVEATDLLGFADLQDRAVVITQPGIEFADADLDIEKAMFRRYALAHVSLLRHIVRELDASPSGTLDSDRLMEELEEAFSGGEARRQFETVVDWGRYAELFSYDDASGELRLDPETGVGAADALREAMTAGGSATWSVDGDEN, encoded by the coding sequence ATGACAACGGCCATATCTGCACCACCGGCGAACGAGCGCGGCGCGGTAATACTCGAAGCACGCGCGGTGGACAAGTATTACGGCGACGACCGCACACCCGTGCTGGATCACGTCAGCGTTGCGTTGCACGCTGGCGAATTCGTCGCGCTGCTCGGCCCGTCGGGATCCGGCAAATCGACGTTGCTGCGTTTGCTGTCGGGACTGATGCCGCCGTCTTCGGGGCGCGTGCTGTCCCACGGCGAGGATCTCACCGGAATCAATCCGAACGTCGCGATCGTGTTCCAGAGTTTTGCGTTGTTTCCATGGCTCACCGTTCTGCAGAACGTGGAGCTCGGTCTGCTCGCGGCTGGGGTTCCGTCCGACCAACGCCGGGAACGCGCGATTGCCGCGATCGACCTCATCGGACTCGACGGTTATGAGGAAGCGTTTCCGAAAGAGCTTTCCGGCGGCATGAAGCAGCGCGTCGGTTTCGCGCGCGCACTGGTGGTCCAGCCGGAAGTGCTTTTCATGGACGAGCCGTTTTCCGCTCTTGACGTGTTGACCGGTGAGACGCTGCGCGCCGAGCTGCAGGAGCTGTGGAGCTCTCGCTCGATGCCCACCAAGGCGGTGCTGCTCGTCACGCACAACATCGAGGAAGCAGTGACGCTCGCCGATCGCATTCTCGTGTTCGGCGCGAACCCGGGGCACATCCGGATCGAGCTGCCGGGACTACCGGCGCACGAGCGAGCGCATCACGGTCCAGCGAGGCAGCATCTCGTCGACGCGATCTATCGCGTGATGACAAACCCGGGTGAGGACGCATCGAAGCTCGTCGGCCGCCCGAGTACTCCCACACGGGCGGAGCGTCCGCGCCGCTATCAGGTGCTGCCCGACGTCGGGATCGACGATCTCACAGGATTCGTGCAGTACCTCTCGACGATGGGCGGCCGTGCGAACGTGCACGATCTCGCGCGCGATCTTCAGCTCCGCAGCGACGACGTGCTCGCCATCGTCGAAGCCACCGACCTGCTTGGCTTTGCCGACCTCCAGGATCGCGCAGTCGTCATCACACAACCGGGAATCGAGTTTGCCGACGCCGATCTCGACATCGAGAAGGCGATGTTCCGGCGTTATGCCCTGGCTCACGTGTCGCTGCTGCGACACATAGTGCGCGAACTGGACGCGTCTCCGTCAGGCACGCTCGACTCGGACCGCCTCATGGAGGAGCTGGAAGAAGCTTTCTCCGGTGGCGAGGCACGTCGTCAGTTCGAGACGGTCGTCGACTGGGGTCGATACGCCGAGTTGTTCTCGTACGACGATGCAAGCGGCGAGCTGCGGCTGGACCCGGAGACCGGCGTCGGAGCGGCCGATGCACTGCGTGAAGCGATGACCGCAGGCGGCTCCGCGACCTGGTCGGTGGACGGGGACGAGAACTAG